A stretch of the Capsicum annuum cultivar UCD-10X-F1 chromosome 8, UCD10Xv1.1, whole genome shotgun sequence genome encodes the following:
- the LOC107879076 gene encoding probable phosphoinositide phosphatase SAC9 → MSLLAPLNSGAQESFWRAPASASSVEFVIFLGDLSDVCGVVLLVSPYGYSMADAPVVQIWASSKIHKEERSCVGKWDMRSLITSSSELCGLEKSSEVPRHVKYSFRNPVRCRMIWITLRLQKVGSSSVNFEKDFSRLSLEENPFSEPVRRASFGEPVESDPGLHAIKESWWLEAH, encoded by the exons ATGTCGTTGCTTGCTCCATTGAATTCTGGAGCACAAGAATCATTTTGGAGAGCTCCCGCCAGTGCTTCCTCTGTTGAATTTGTCATTTTCCTTGGCGATTTATCAGATGTTTGTGGTGTTGTTCTTCTAGTTAGTCCTTATGGCTACTCGATGGCAGACGCTCCTGTT GTTCAGATTTGGGCAAGCAGTAAAATACACAAGGAAGAAAGATCATGTGTGGGGAAATGGGATATGAGATCTCTGATCACCTCTTCCTCTGAGCTTTGTGGGCTAGAGAAGTCTTCTGAAGTGCCTAGACATGTAAAATATTCTTTCCGTAATCCTGTTCGATGTCGCATGATTTGGATAACGTTGCGTCTACAAAAAGTTGGCTCGAGTTCTGTAAATTTTGAGAAAGACTTTAGTCGTTTGTCCTTAGAGGAGAACCCATTTTCGGAGCCTGTGAGACGTGCTTCCTTTGGAGAACCAGTTGAAAGTGACCCAGGTCTTCATGCTATAAAAGAATCTTGGTGGTTGGAAGCCCATTGA